One window of the Opitutales bacterium genome contains the following:
- a CDS encoding EamA family transporter has product MAVILHMKAVPFAYIEAILAAMLMSTVPVVIRGIEADAWVIGMFRLVFSTLIVGTVALRAKKFIQLNRKQWGGLIFIGISFGLHWMGFFWSIKLASAQMGMISVSTYGIWVMILGALFLGHRMTRFHLVGLSMAIAGTVLTGGSIDFNALGPYALCGFISGVASAFFYAILPIFHQRMTAVPMSQRTLAQYGWAILIFLPTAPLGDWNLSAGSILGLIYLTIFGTVISHTLWIKATSALPTTVSGILYYFYVPTGCVVSYLTLGEKLTTGQIVGAVLIVVGSIVGIVGPNFRKSTGRPDPQ; this is encoded by the coding sequence ATGGCTGTGATCCTACATATGAAAGCCGTCCCTTTTGCTTACATCGAAGCCATCTTGGCAGCGATGTTGATGTCCACCGTCCCCGTGGTCATTCGAGGTATCGAGGCAGACGCCTGGGTCATCGGTATGTTTCGCCTAGTTTTTTCCACCCTGATCGTGGGCACCGTGGCGCTACGGGCGAAGAAGTTCATTCAGCTCAATCGCAAACAATGGGGCGGGCTGATATTTATAGGTATTTCATTCGGACTGCACTGGATGGGTTTCTTTTGGAGTATCAAGCTTGCCAGCGCGCAGATGGGCATGATCTCAGTCTCGACCTACGGGATTTGGGTGATGATCCTCGGAGCACTTTTTCTCGGGCACCGCATGACGCGATTTCACCTAGTCGGCCTGAGTATGGCTATCGCAGGAACCGTCCTAACCGGTGGAAGCATCGACTTTAATGCCTTGGGCCCCTACGCGCTCTGCGGCTTTATCAGCGGCGTCGCTTCAGCCTTTTTCTACGCGATCTTACCGATTTTCCACCAGCGCATGACCGCCGTGCCCATGTCACAACGCACGCTGGCTCAATATGGTTGGGCGATCCTGATCTTCTTGCCCACCGCCCCTCTCGGCGATTGGAACCTCTCTGCCGGGAGCATTTTGGGTCTCATCTATCTAACTATTTTCGGCACTGTGATCAGCCATACACTGTGGATCAAAGCTACCAGCGCCCTTCCCACGACGGTTTCAGGTATCCTATACTACTTCTACGTGCCTACGGGCTGCGTCGTGAGCTACCTGACCCTGGGAGAAAAACTAACCACCGGTCAGATCGTAGGCGCAGTGTTGATTGTAGTTGGCTCAATCGTTGGAATCGTTGGACCCAATTTCCGGAAAAGCACCGGCCGGCCCGACCCGCAATAG
- a CDS encoding aminoglycoside phosphotransferase family protein: MDSESARAVVDTWMEILGYTGPYFMTELPGGFSGDILWLAESPKDAFEPFVARFFPMSRAGRFQNVYKTLEICQAAQFPANCPMMLDLPEKIEEEDAARVWGGMAYSYIRGHSLGRTLLQHNSETAYALGQEAGKLLYRFHSLDIPCRPRADVVRKTILKYERSQEALYRLGISFAGQDQIEPFIEESLPKMTSWPVTRVHDDFHPRNLIEKQTRIQGVIDFDRMDDDDPIQDLRKIPWFTLPLSAEFASAQFQTYAEVAQAPDLWQRYNLYVAMSISASLVWMAGREDRAGLTRFQQQIMEIVNTHDFHDGGPPSWFQESH; the protein is encoded by the coding sequence ATGGACTCAGAGTCAGCGCGCGCCGTAGTCGATACCTGGATGGAAATCTTGGGCTACACCGGGCCATACTTCATGACCGAGTTACCAGGTGGATTTTCCGGCGATATATTGTGGCTGGCAGAATCACCAAAAGATGCCTTCGAGCCTTTTGTAGCACGATTCTTCCCGATGTCGCGAGCAGGGCGTTTTCAAAACGTATATAAGACTTTAGAGATCTGCCAAGCCGCACAATTTCCGGCAAACTGTCCCATGATGCTCGATCTTCCCGAGAAGATAGAAGAGGAAGATGCCGCCCGTGTCTGGGGAGGTATGGCCTACAGCTATATTCGCGGACATTCGCTTGGGCGGACACTGCTTCAGCATAATTCTGAGACTGCTTACGCGCTCGGCCAAGAAGCTGGAAAGCTACTCTACCGTTTTCACAGCCTCGACATTCCCTGTCGCCCTCGCGCAGATGTCGTGAGAAAAACCATCCTCAAATATGAACGCTCTCAGGAAGCGCTCTACCGCTTGGGGATTTCGTTCGCCGGCCAAGATCAAATCGAACCCTTCATCGAGGAATCCTTGCCTAAAATGACAAGCTGGCCCGTGACGCGCGTCCATGACGACTTCCACCCCCGCAACCTGATCGAGAAACAAACGCGCATTCAGGGCGTCATCGATTTTGATCGGATGGATGACGACGATCCCATCCAAGACCTGCGGAAAATACCTTGGTTTACCCTTCCTCTGAGCGCAGAATTCGCTTCGGCTCAATTTCAGACCTATGCTGAAGTCGCCCAAGCCCCAGACCTGTGGCAGCGCTACAATCTCTATGTTGCGATGAGCATCTCGGCATCACTGGTCTGGATGGCAGGCCGCGAAGATCGCGCAGGCTTAACCCGCTTTCAGCAACAGATCATGGAAATCGTCAATACTCACGACTTCCACGACGGCGGCCCACCGAGTTGGTTTCAAGAAAGCCATTAG
- a CDS encoding homoserine dehydrogenase: MNDPSVIRIGLLGLGTVGQGVWKNIENNRQALEARLGVRLEITRAGVRNINKPRDIAIDPSCITTDLESIVNDPDIDIVCELMGGTDLARDLTLAAFKNGKAVVSANKALICDYGKELFQVSRENGAPFFFEASVAGGIPVIKALQEGLVANRFKLIFGILNGTSNYILTRMAREGLAFEETLQDARDLGYVEADESLDLDGIDAAHKAVILAYLAHGRWLDLDGEAVVEGIRKITAEDIHMANRLGYKIKLLGIISRNFETNALWLRVVPCLIAKGEVIADVDEVYNGVSITGDVVGTTVLIGRGAGQDATSSSVIGDIADAVIALARRSSSLDTKDDTGLDIQEEVQLAAPEHIETAFYCRIRVQDEVGTLSEVAKVLSEHEISIASVRQTEITGEPFASIVLTTHKTNESAMSRAVVALTALSAVDTEPTTFRIFKPADYQ; encoded by the coding sequence ATGAACGATCCATCCGTCATTCGCATCGGACTCCTCGGCCTCGGCACAGTCGGCCAAGGCGTTTGGAAGAATATCGAGAATAACCGTCAGGCCCTTGAGGCTCGACTTGGTGTGCGTCTCGAGATTACCCGCGCTGGTGTCCGCAACATCAACAAACCCCGCGATATCGCAATCGATCCTTCATGCATCACCACCGACTTGGAGAGTATCGTCAACGATCCAGACATTGATATTGTTTGTGAGTTGATGGGGGGGACTGACCTTGCCCGCGACCTCACCCTAGCCGCGTTCAAAAACGGTAAAGCAGTGGTCTCTGCTAACAAAGCCTTGATTTGTGACTACGGTAAGGAGCTTTTCCAGGTATCGCGTGAGAATGGCGCACCCTTTTTCTTTGAAGCCAGTGTCGCTGGGGGAATTCCGGTGATTAAAGCTCTGCAAGAAGGCCTTGTGGCCAACCGCTTCAAACTGATTTTCGGAATCCTGAATGGCACCTCAAACTACATCCTGACACGGATGGCGCGTGAGGGGCTCGCCTTTGAGGAAACCCTTCAAGATGCGAGAGATCTCGGCTACGTCGAAGCTGACGAGTCACTGGATCTCGATGGAATCGATGCGGCCCATAAGGCCGTCATTCTGGCTTACCTAGCTCATGGACGCTGGCTCGATCTCGATGGCGAGGCCGTTGTTGAAGGCATTCGTAAGATCACTGCTGAAGACATCCATATGGCCAACCGCCTCGGCTATAAGATAAAACTCCTCGGCATTATCTCGCGGAATTTTGAGACCAATGCGCTTTGGCTTCGCGTAGTCCCTTGTCTGATTGCAAAGGGCGAAGTGATTGCCGATGTCGATGAGGTCTACAATGGTGTGAGTATTACGGGCGACGTAGTGGGCACGACGGTTCTCATTGGCCGAGGAGCTGGCCAAGACGCGACCTCTTCGTCTGTTATTGGCGACATCGCCGATGCCGTGATCGCGCTGGCACGACGTTCGAGTTCGCTCGATACCAAGGACGATACGGGCCTGGACATTCAGGAGGAAGTTCAGCTGGCTGCACCTGAACATATTGAGACAGCTTTCTATTGTCGTATCCGCGTCCAAGATGAGGTCGGCACCCTCTCCGAAGTAGCCAAAGTCCTTTCTGAGCACGAAATCAGCATTGCTTCCGTGCGCCAGACTGAGATTACGGGCGAACCCTTTGCCTCGATCGTATTGACCACGCACAAGACCAACGAATCGGCCATGTCCCGCGCTGTCGTTGCACTCACCGCGCTCTCAGCAGTCGACACAGAGCCCACGACTTTCCGCATCTTTAAACCCGCGGATTATCAGTAG